One Kitasatospora sp. MAP12-44 DNA segment encodes these proteins:
- a CDS encoding PucR family transcriptional regulator, whose product MRVRDLLAPGAPRLRLLAAEDELDRQVSGVMTTDLHDPGRYLHGGELVLTGMLWRTAPEDSERFVRTLAAGGAVALAAGEAEVGPIPEDLIEACRRHRMPLLAVPDDVAFSSLTEFIGRQVSADRAADLAALVDRHRLLVSAAGGGGLDAVLDLLGGDLDLDCWVLTPTARVVAGPADHLSAEARDQLVRAHLAAQRQRRRPPHRARLVSGAYSLLPAAVDPAHEAPLSDWVLVVAGDVTEWTAKRQQLAENLARLVAAERTRRDESRRLRRRLADEVLTLLQRDADPAEISRTLYASSAMAARYERAVPRPEEPEGSWLVLSAEGTGLPDGAVRSILEEALTDTSDRALIAGTATGAVIVLPAPDAAVPADALRELLAPLEAGLGSEGRITLGVSAPALEAGGLRGALEEARHARRIAAARVGRVCVAGPEELASHVLLLAAVPDEVRRAFRSRLLDRVIAYDIEHQADLVRTLEAFLRSDGSWTRCAAQLHVHVNTLRYRIGRIEELTGRDLSRLEDRVDFYLALELA is encoded by the coding sequence ATGCGCGTCCGTGACCTGCTCGCCCCTGGAGCCCCGAGACTGCGGCTGCTGGCCGCCGAGGACGAGCTCGACCGACAGGTCAGCGGTGTCATGACCACGGACCTGCACGACCCGGGCCGCTACCTGCACGGGGGAGAGCTGGTGCTCACCGGGATGCTCTGGCGCACCGCGCCGGAGGACTCCGAGCGCTTCGTCCGCACGCTGGCGGCCGGTGGGGCGGTCGCGCTGGCGGCCGGCGAGGCCGAGGTCGGCCCGATCCCCGAGGACCTGATCGAGGCCTGCCGACGCCACCGGATGCCGCTGCTCGCGGTGCCGGACGACGTCGCCTTCAGCTCGCTCACCGAGTTCATCGGCCGCCAGGTCTCCGCCGACCGGGCCGCCGACCTGGCTGCCCTGGTCGACCGGCACCGGCTGCTGGTCTCGGCGGCCGGCGGCGGCGGTCTGGACGCCGTCCTCGACCTGCTCGGCGGCGACCTCGACCTGGACTGCTGGGTGCTCACGCCGACCGCCCGGGTGGTCGCCGGACCAGCCGACCACCTCTCCGCCGAGGCCCGCGACCAGCTGGTCCGCGCTCACCTCGCCGCCCAGCGCCAGCGCCGCCGCCCGCCGCACCGGGCCCGCCTGGTCTCCGGCGCCTACTCGCTGCTGCCCGCCGCCGTCGACCCCGCCCACGAGGCCCCGCTCTCCGACTGGGTGCTGGTGGTCGCCGGGGACGTCACCGAGTGGACCGCCAAGCGCCAGCAGCTCGCCGAGAACCTGGCCCGACTGGTCGCCGCCGAGCGCACCCGCCGCGACGAGAGCCGCCGGTTGCGCCGCCGCCTCGCTGACGAGGTGCTGACGCTGCTTCAGCGCGACGCCGACCCCGCCGAGATCAGCCGCACGCTCTACGCCTCCTCGGCGATGGCCGCCAGGTACGAGCGCGCGGTGCCAAGACCCGAGGAGCCGGAGGGCTCCTGGCTGGTCCTCAGCGCGGAGGGGACCGGCCTGCCCGACGGCGCCGTCCGCTCCATCCTGGAGGAAGCTCTGACCGACACCTCCGACCGCGCGCTGATCGCCGGCACCGCCACCGGCGCGGTGATCGTGCTGCCCGCGCCGGACGCCGCGGTGCCCGCCGACGCGCTGCGCGAGCTGCTCGCGCCGCTTGAGGCCGGGCTCGGCTCGGAGGGCCGGATCACCCTGGGCGTCTCGGCCCCCGCGCTGGAGGCCGGCGGTCTGCGCGGCGCGCTGGAGGAGGCTCGGCACGCTCGCCGGATCGCCGCCGCCCGGGTCGGCCGGGTCTGCGTCGCCGGACCCGAGGAGCTCGCCTCGCACGTGCTGCTGCTGGCCGCCGTCCCCGACGAGGTGCGCCGGGCCTTCCGCAGCCGGCTGCTCGACCGGGTGATCGCCTATGACATCGAGCACCAGGCCGACCTGGTGCGCACCCTGGAGGCGTTCCTGCGCTCGGACGGCTCCTGGACGCGCTGCGCGGCCCAGCTTCATGTACACGTCAACACCCTGCGCTACCGGATCGGCCGGATCGAGGAGTTGACCGGGCGTGACCTCTCCCGCCTCGAGGACCGGGTGGACTTCTACCTGGCCCTGGAACTGGCCTGA
- a CDS encoding alpha/beta hydrolase-fold protein, translating into MQLTGTPFLILTIILVPVSIAVAMLLWGRVGGPKPVQALARLIMLLFCQATAVTMVFVMVNNANIIYGSWDDLLGDGSHVRAVPVPPGDALGGQGGTSGDAKAAKVLQQFKSVGDPVVPADVQTTELKGRLSGVDGEVLVWLPPQYNDPAYKDKNFPVVELLPGFPGSSKTWFGTLDVSEQLKPLMQSGEVAPFILVSPRTLLLGNDTDTGCADVPGKVNADTWLSRDVPQMILDNFRADPSSDRWAVAGYSAGAHCADRLALEHPNRYRAAVSMSGYNDPGEESKSLTAKDPQLKETANPLYILTHAQTPPKVALYQTGNKGDGYESGEALAKAAKAPTTVTLVETSGPHSGSVWKPLVPDVFKWLTTIIPIQH; encoded by the coding sequence ATGCAACTGACAGGTACGCCCTTTCTGATCCTCACGATCATCCTGGTGCCGGTCTCCATCGCGGTGGCCATGCTGCTCTGGGGACGGGTCGGCGGCCCCAAGCCTGTCCAGGCCCTGGCCAGACTGATCATGCTGCTGTTCTGCCAGGCCACGGCCGTGACGATGGTGTTCGTGATGGTGAACAACGCCAACATCATCTACGGCAGCTGGGACGACCTGCTCGGCGACGGCAGCCACGTCCGGGCGGTGCCGGTGCCACCGGGCGACGCGCTGGGCGGTCAGGGCGGTACCAGCGGCGACGCCAAGGCGGCGAAGGTGCTGCAGCAGTTCAAGAGTGTCGGTGACCCCGTGGTGCCGGCCGACGTGCAGACCACCGAGCTCAAGGGCCGGCTGTCCGGGGTGGACGGCGAGGTGCTGGTCTGGCTGCCGCCGCAGTACAACGACCCGGCGTACAAGGACAAGAACTTCCCGGTCGTCGAGCTGCTGCCGGGCTTCCCCGGATCCTCCAAGACCTGGTTCGGCACGCTGGACGTCTCCGAGCAGCTCAAGCCGCTGATGCAGTCCGGCGAGGTGGCGCCGTTCATCCTGGTCTCGCCGCGCACCCTGCTGCTGGGCAACGACACCGACACCGGCTGCGCGGACGTGCCCGGCAAGGTCAACGCCGACACCTGGCTGTCGCGGGACGTGCCGCAGATGATCCTGGACAACTTCCGGGCCGACCCGTCCTCCGACCGCTGGGCGGTGGCCGGCTACTCGGCCGGCGCGCACTGCGCCGACCGGCTGGCCCTGGAGCACCCGAACCGCTACCGCGCCGCGGTCTCGATGTCCGGCTACAACGACCCGGGTGAGGAGTCCAAGTCGCTGACCGCGAAGGACCCGCAGCTGAAGGAGACGGCCAACCCGCTGTACATCCTGACGCACGCCCAGACCCCGCCGAAGGTCGCGCTCTACCAGACCGGCAACAAGGGCGACGGCTACGAGTCCGGCGAGGCGCTCGCCAAGGCCGCGAAGGCGCCGACCACGGTGACCCTGGTGGAGACCAGTGGGCCGCACTCGGGCTCGGTCTGGAAGCCGCTGGTGCCCGACGTGTTCAAGTGGCTGACGACGATCATTCCGATCCAGCACTGA
- a CDS encoding ROK family glucokinase: MTNPNGRSPRGRGTQPVLPALLGLGQRSADRRRRTLPASVLRLPTIGVDIGGTKVIAGVVDGEGKIVEQLRAETPHKSKSPRVVEDVIVELVLLLADRHDVHAVGVGAAGWVDADRSRVLFAPHLNWRGEPLRDALSERLRFPVVVENDANAAAWAEWRFGAGRGEDLLVMITLGTGIGGAVVRHGYVDRGRYGLAGEFGHMQVVPAGHRCPCGNRGCWEQYSSGNALVREARELAAAESPVAQPLLAMAGGDIAAITGPLVTEAAQQGDPMAVELLHDIGTWLGVGLANLAAALDPGRFVIGGGVSAAGDLLLAPAQDAFKRTLTGRGFRPEAQLTRAALGNEAGLIGAADLARSVARRFRTVKRSRVER; the protein is encoded by the coding sequence GTGACCAACCCCAACGGCCGCAGTCCCCGCGGGCGCGGCACCCAGCCCGTTCTGCCCGCCCTCCTCGGCCTCGGCCAGCGCAGCGCCGACCGGCGCCGGCGCACGCTGCCCGCCAGCGTGCTGCGCCTTCCCACCATCGGGGTCGACATCGGCGGTACCAAGGTGATCGCGGGGGTGGTGGACGGCGAGGGGAAGATCGTCGAGCAGCTGCGCGCGGAGACCCCGCACAAGAGCAAGAGCCCGCGGGTCGTCGAGGACGTCATCGTCGAACTGGTGCTGCTGCTGGCCGACCGCCACGACGTGCACGCGGTGGGGGTCGGCGCGGCCGGCTGGGTGGACGCCGACCGCTCCCGGGTGCTCTTCGCCCCGCACCTGAACTGGCGGGGCGAGCCGCTGCGCGACGCGCTCAGCGAGCGGCTGCGGTTCCCTGTGGTGGTCGAGAACGACGCCAACGCCGCCGCCTGGGCCGAGTGGCGCTTCGGCGCCGGCCGCGGTGAGGACCTGCTGGTGATGATCACCCTGGGCACCGGCATCGGCGGCGCGGTCGTCCGGCACGGCTATGTCGACCGCGGCCGCTACGGGCTGGCGGGGGAGTTCGGCCATATGCAGGTGGTGCCGGCCGGCCACCGCTGCCCGTGCGGCAACCGGGGCTGCTGGGAGCAGTACTCCTCCGGCAACGCGCTGGTGCGCGAGGCCCGCGAACTGGCCGCCGCCGAGTCGCCGGTGGCCCAGCCGCTGCTGGCGATGGCCGGCGGGGACATCGCGGCGATCACCGGCCCGCTGGTCACCGAGGCCGCGCAGCAGGGCGACCCGATGGCCGTGGAACTGCTGCACGACATCGGCACCTGGCTGGGCGTCGGCCTGGCCAATCTGGCGGCGGCGCTGGACCCCGGGCGGTTCGTGATCGGCGGCGGCGTCTCGGCGGCCGGCGACCTGCTGCTCGCCCCCGCCCAGGACGCCTTCAAACGCACCCTGACCGGCCGCGGTTTCCGCCCCGAGGCCCAGCTGACCCGCGCGGCCCTCGGCAACGAGGCGGGCCTGATCGGCGCCGCCGACCTGGCCCGTTCGGTCGCCCGCCGGTTCCGCACCGTCAAGCGCAGCCGAGTGGAGCGCTGA
- a CDS encoding exodeoxyribonuclease III, with protein sequence MTVRIATWNINSVTARLPKLLEWLESAKPDVLCLQELKCSTAAFPYEAVRELGYETEAHGTGRWNGVAIISRLGFEDVVRDVPGQPGFLADDALLPEMEPRAMAATCGPVRVWSVYVPNGREVGHAHYRYKLEWLEALRLAVLEDAAGSRPFAVLGDFNVAPTDEDVYDPAVFEGATHVTPTERAALAALREAGLADVVPRALKYDRAYTFWDYRALAFPKNRGMRIDLTYGNAPFVAAVTDSYVDREARKGKGTSDHAPVVVDLAL encoded by the coding sequence GTGACCGTCCGTATCGCCACCTGGAACATCAACTCCGTCACCGCGCGGCTGCCCAAGCTGCTGGAGTGGCTGGAGAGCGCCAAGCCCGACGTGCTGTGCCTCCAGGAGCTGAAGTGCTCAACGGCGGCCTTCCCGTACGAGGCCGTCCGCGAGCTCGGCTACGAGACCGAGGCGCACGGCACCGGGCGGTGGAACGGCGTCGCGATCATCTCCAGGCTCGGCTTCGAGGACGTCGTCCGGGACGTCCCCGGCCAGCCCGGCTTCCTGGCCGACGACGCGCTGCTGCCCGAGATGGAGCCGCGTGCCATGGCCGCCACCTGCGGTCCGGTCCGGGTCTGGTCGGTCTATGTGCCCAACGGGCGGGAGGTGGGCCACGCCCACTACCGCTACAAGCTGGAGTGGCTGGAGGCGCTGCGGCTGGCCGTGCTGGAGGACGCGGCGGGCAGCCGCCCGTTCGCGGTGCTCGGCGACTTCAACGTCGCGCCGACCGACGAGGACGTCTACGACCCGGCCGTCTTCGAGGGCGCCACCCACGTCACCCCGACCGAGCGGGCCGCGCTCGCCGCGCTGCGCGAGGCCGGCCTGGCGGACGTCGTGCCGCGCGCCCTCAAGTACGACCGCGCCTACACCTTCTGGGACTACCGCGCGCTGGCCTTCCCGAAGAACCGCGGCATGCGGATCGACCTCACCTACGGCAACGCCCCCTTTGTGGCGGCGGTCACCGACAGTTACGTCGACCGCGAGGCCCGCAAGGGCAAGGGCACCTCCGACCACGCACCGGTCGTCGTCGACCTCGCCCTCTGA
- a CDS encoding lysoplasmalogenase, with protein MLTSLTTRSMTRSMTGTSTSSTSAGRLLAGRARGLLGAFAATSAAHLGALLTDSKALELVTKPALMPLLAAHVLSTRGPGARTRRSGVDQLNTPAGATLPEEPAADAPHPRRAARLLVPALLASAAGDALLQADSEAAFLAGMGAFAAAHVCYVTMFAQQGALTDRRRAALVSAAYATAWVVLISQLWPGLGALQIPVAGYSLLLASTAVTSAGLGLRAGLGGGLFLLSDTLIATRIAGWRELPGHEFWIMSTYVAAQYLLATAALKAEEQAEAQA; from the coding sequence ATGCTGACCAGCCTGACCACCCGCTCCATGACCCGCTCCATGACCGGCACCTCGACCAGCAGCACGAGCGCCGGACGGCTGCTGGCGGGGCGGGCCCGCGGCCTGCTGGGCGCCTTCGCCGCCACCTCCGCCGCGCACCTGGGCGCGCTGCTGACCGACAGCAAGGCGCTGGAGCTGGTCACCAAGCCCGCCCTGATGCCGCTGCTCGCCGCGCATGTGCTGAGCACGCGCGGACCCGGCGCGCGGACCCGGCGCAGCGGGGTGGACCAGCTCAACACCCCGGCCGGCGCCACCCTGCCCGAGGAGCCGGCGGCGGACGCCCCGCACCCGCGCCGGGCGGCCCGGCTGCTGGTCCCGGCGCTGCTGGCGAGCGCGGCCGGCGACGCGCTGCTGCAGGCCGACAGCGAGGCCGCCTTCCTGGCCGGCATGGGCGCGTTCGCGGCGGCGCACGTCTGCTACGTCACGATGTTCGCCCAGCAGGGCGCACTGACCGACCGCCGGCGCGCCGCGCTGGTGTCGGCGGCGTACGCGACGGCCTGGGTGGTGCTGATCAGTCAGCTCTGGCCGGGCCTGGGGGCCCTGCAGATCCCGGTAGCCGGCTACAGCCTGCTGCTCGCCTCCACCGCCGTGACCTCGGCAGGCCTCGGCCTGCGGGCCGGTCTTGGCGGCGGGCTGTTCCTGCTCTCGGACACCCTGATCGCCACCCGGATCGCGGGCTGGCGGGAGCTGCCGGGCCACGAGTTCTGGATCATGTCCACCTACGTGGCCGCCCAGTACCTGCTGGCCACCGCCGCCCTGAAGGCCGAGGAGCAGGCGGAGGCACAAGCGTAG
- a CDS encoding DUF2398 family protein, translated as MNGGGGLGSADLPRRTGAPAGLRSLALTEVDAVGDVLTLLQPDPEPAPRPQSSAGYSVARESARRLVRLARRFARADEQQAHDLFAAAFGLHGPRHFGVAPEPDAADLGRLSWWHGPTVRQPVAGQADALLPRPRGARRRSASSASSPSIVSPASTAAAPAADRSNPGRHRKPEPPVADDAGRALAAERRAAARLLLAHPLVTATGPNAEAFALIRRHAHWLADRFDRLLGYPLTVTDAFARLRKAGAGPGALHRLDLDGVPCPPETYAALALALSVLLAGPERRPAGQLAEVIAAAAGAAGIGELVGPAAVAAALALLTRWQVLTEPAGPAPAGELLVDHALAAALGPVPSEPGGLAVVDVPVAVRRRLAETPVVLLAELTALEREWLWDARQREAETFAEFLGLTAEIRREGIALLDPAGELTDLRLPSAAAPAHAALLLVEHLVEQLRPLPESAAAAEAVGVTGVTGLTGVPIPEALIDGTLGDVADEYGAAAGWCRDHLADRAAFRREVLELLHRMRLIAPLEPTARLTGTQGPRGRAAGGWMLLAPAARYAVQAELRPAPGTGRHSRREDEFAED; from the coding sequence GTGAACGGGGGCGGAGGGCTGGGCAGTGCTGACCTGCCCCGCCGTACGGGCGCGCCGGCCGGGCTGCGGAGCCTCGCGCTCACCGAAGTCGACGCCGTGGGGGATGTCCTGACGCTGCTCCAGCCCGACCCGGAACCGGCGCCCCGGCCGCAGTCGTCGGCCGGCTACAGCGTGGCGCGTGAGTCGGCGCGCCGCCTGGTGCGCCTCGCCCGGCGGTTCGCCCGGGCCGACGAGCAGCAGGCGCACGACCTCTTCGCGGCGGCTTTCGGCCTGCACGGCCCCCGGCACTTCGGCGTCGCGCCGGAGCCGGACGCGGCGGACCTGGGCCGGCTCAGCTGGTGGCACGGCCCGACGGTGCGTCAACCGGTGGCCGGCCAGGCCGATGCCCTGCTGCCCCGCCCGCGCGGTGCCCGCCGCCGCTCCGCGTCCTCCGCGTCCTCCCCGTCCATCGTGTCCCCCGCTTCCACTGCGGCAGCCCCCGCCGCCGACCGTTCGAACCCGGGTCGCCACCGCAAGCCCGAGCCGCCGGTCGCGGACGACGCCGGCCGGGCGCTCGCCGCCGAACGCCGGGCCGCCGCCCGGCTGCTGCTCGCGCACCCGCTGGTCACCGCCACCGGCCCGAACGCGGAGGCCTTTGCGCTGATCCGCCGTCATGCCCACTGGCTGGCCGACCGCTTCGATCGCCTGCTCGGCTACCCGCTGACGGTCACCGACGCCTTCGCCCGGCTGCGCAAGGCGGGAGCCGGGCCCGGCGCGCTGCACCGGCTCGACCTGGACGGCGTGCCCTGCCCGCCCGAGACCTACGCGGCGCTGGCGCTGGCCCTGTCCGTCCTGCTGGCCGGACCCGAACGCCGGCCGGCCGGGCAGCTCGCCGAGGTGATCGCGGCGGCGGCCGGTGCGGCGGGGATCGGTGAGCTGGTCGGTCCGGCGGCGGTCGCGGCGGCGCTGGCCCTGCTGACCCGCTGGCAGGTGCTGACCGAGCCCGCGGGACCGGCACCGGCCGGTGAGCTGCTGGTCGACCACGCCCTGGCGGCCGCGCTGGGGCCGGTGCCGTCCGAGCCGGGCGGCCTGGCGGTCGTCGACGTCCCGGTGGCCGTCCGGCGCCGACTGGCCGAGACGCCGGTGGTGCTGCTGGCCGAACTGACCGCGCTGGAGCGGGAGTGGCTCTGGGACGCCCGGCAGCGCGAGGCCGAGACCTTCGCGGAGTTCCTGGGCCTGACCGCCGAGATCCGCCGGGAGGGCATCGCCCTGCTCGACCCGGCCGGCGAGCTGACCGACCTGCGGCTGCCCTCGGCCGCCGCCCCGGCGCACGCGGCGCTGCTGCTGGTGGAGCACCTGGTCGAGCAGCTGCGCCCGCTGCCCGAGTCGGCTGCGGCGGCGGAGGCCGTCGGGGTGACCGGGGTGACCGGGCTGACCGGGGTGCCGATCCCGGAGGCGCTGATAGACGGCACGCTCGGCGATGTGGCCGACGAGTACGGCGCCGCGGCGGGCTGGTGCCGGGACCACCTCGCGGACCGGGCGGCGTTCCGTCGGGAGGTCCTTGAGCTGCTGCACCGAATGCGGCTGATCGCTCCGCTGGAGCCCACCGCCCGGCTCACGGGGACGCAGGGCCCGCGTGGCCGGGCGGCCGGTGGCTGGATGCTGCTCGCCCCGGCCGCCCGCTACGCCGTGCAGGCGGAGCTGCGGCCCGCGCCCGGCACCGGGCGGCACTCCCGCCGCGAGGACGAGTTCGCCGAGGACTGA
- a CDS encoding TetR family transcriptional regulator, with protein sequence MTSVDLSPRPIEAMSPRQLERRRSLIAASLALVNETGVEKLQMKQVCERSGVALGTAYRYFSSKEHLLATAIADWHRLLLVDLASEPRGLRGSRGPQPEPGPSDRMLRFVRHGMRAYQRQPELARLRVSVAASTDPFASEALQGMARADALALQAVMAQVPPTESALVGQIVAHAWQGELTAWVTGRATLGDARRRLEDVVRLVLAPYGTA encoded by the coding sequence GTGACCAGTGTTGACCTGTCACCCCGTCCGATCGAGGCGATGTCGCCTCGCCAGCTCGAACGCCGCCGGAGCCTGATCGCGGCCTCGCTCGCCCTGGTGAACGAGACCGGCGTAGAGAAACTCCAGATGAAACAGGTCTGCGAGCGCTCCGGAGTGGCCCTGGGGACGGCCTACCGCTATTTCTCCTCCAAGGAGCACCTGCTCGCCACCGCCATCGCCGACTGGCACCGGCTGCTGCTCGTCGACCTGGCGTCCGAGCCGCGCGGCCTGCGCGGGTCGCGCGGGCCGCAGCCGGAACCCGGGCCGTCGGACCGGATGCTCCGGTTCGTCCGGCACGGCATGCGGGCCTACCAGCGCCAACCCGAGCTGGCCCGGCTGCGGGTGAGCGTGGCGGCCTCCACCGACCCGTTCGCCAGCGAGGCGCTGCAGGGCATGGCTCGGGCCGACGCGCTGGCGCTGCAGGCGGTGATGGCGCAGGTGCCGCCGACCGAGAGCGCCCTGGTCGGCCAGATCGTGGCGCACGCCTGGCAGGGCGAGCTGACGGCCTGGGTAACCGGCCGCGCCACCCTCGGCGACGCCCGCCGCCGCCTGGAAGACGTGGTCCGCCTGGTCCTGGCCCCGTACGGAACGGCCTGA
- a CDS encoding acyl-CoA thioesterase II — MSEARAQEQQAESARPAEPAIRSFRDLLRIEELDKNLFRGSCHAGAPLRAFGGQVAAQALTAGGRTLDEERAVHSLHGYFLRPGDPSRPIIYEVERIRDGHSYATRRVTAVQQGEVIFTLSASFKRPEEAGDRRPSMPPVPGPEELTNPFLAAREHPEPQDAGDPSEGFHSLDIRFIPADAPGVPPEVPGIPQQYVWLRSVSPLPADDQLLQVCALTYLSDLTLASTTALHLQQSFFQRTEPPAITLASLDHAMWFHRPFRADEWLLFAQRSPSAADGRGLALGEFYDREGVLVASAVQETLLRERRPKRSARS; from the coding sequence ATGAGCGAAGCACGTGCGCAGGAGCAGCAGGCCGAATCGGCCAGACCAGCCGAACCGGCCATCAGATCCTTCCGGGACCTGCTCCGGATCGAGGAACTGGACAAGAACCTGTTCCGGGGAAGCTGCCATGCCGGCGCACCGCTGCGCGCGTTCGGCGGCCAGGTGGCCGCCCAGGCGCTGACGGCCGGCGGGCGCACCCTCGACGAGGAGCGCGCGGTGCACTCGCTGCACGGCTACTTCCTGCGGCCCGGGGACCCGAGCCGGCCGATCATCTACGAGGTGGAGCGGATCCGCGACGGGCACTCCTACGCCACCCGGCGGGTGACGGCGGTTCAGCAGGGCGAGGTGATCTTCACCCTCTCCGCCTCCTTCAAGCGGCCCGAGGAGGCGGGCGACCGCCGGCCCAGCATGCCGCCGGTGCCCGGTCCCGAGGAGCTGACCAACCCGTTCCTGGCCGCCCGGGAGCACCCGGAGCCGCAGGACGCCGGCGACCCGTCCGAGGGCTTCCACTCGCTGGACATCCGGTTCATCCCGGCCGACGCGCCGGGCGTGCCGCCGGAGGTCCCCGGCATCCCGCAGCAGTACGTCTGGCTGCGCAGCGTCTCGCCGCTGCCGGCCGACGACCAGCTGCTGCAGGTCTGCGCGCTGACCTATCTCTCCGACCTCACGCTCGCCTCCACCACCGCGCTGCACCTGCAGCAGAGCTTCTTCCAGCGCACCGAGCCGCCGGCCATCACGCTGGCCTCGCTCGACCACGCGATGTGGTTCCACCGCCCGTTCCGCGCCGACGAGTGGCTGCTCTTCGCCCAGCGCAGCCCGTCCGCCGCGGACGGCCGGGGGCTGGCGCTGGGCGAGTTCTACGACCGGGAGGGCGTCCTGGTGGCCTCCGCCGTGCAGGAGACCCTGCTGCGCGAGCGCCGGCCCAAGCGGTCCGCCCGGTCCTAG
- a CDS encoding MBL fold metallo-hydrolase, with amino-acid sequence MRDLGSAGWRQIRADSFGAEPTGERLERIRRSPHYVDGAFRNPVPTRRLVYERSPLEITRAQLASGRARRLPAAPIPVHPLRPAELAVPPGSGLRLSWLGHATVLAELDGRRVLFDPVWGERCSPFPGIGPKRLHPMPIRLADLGPIDIVVISHDHYDHLDMTTVRALIGSGAHFAAPLGVGAHLEHWGVAAERITELDWWESAELDGLTLTAAPARHYCSRGPRTDPNVLWASWAVAGPEHRVFHSGDSGYFPGFAEIGGRLGPFDATMMQIGAYSKFWPEVHMTPEEGVRAHLDVGGELLLPIHWCTFNLAPHPWEEPVERTVAAAREFGATLAVPRPGAPFEPAEPPALEPWWQAVAALPDGTRPAQPQTPQSVPDHDHDARGEQEPVAETQW; translated from the coding sequence CTGCGCGACCTGGGCAGCGCCGGCTGGCGGCAGATCCGGGCGGACTCCTTCGGCGCCGAGCCCACCGGCGAGCGCCTGGAGCGCATCCGGCGCAGCCCGCACTACGTGGACGGCGCCTTCCGCAACCCCGTGCCGACCCGGCGCCTGGTGTACGAGCGCTCGCCGCTGGAGATCACCCGCGCCCAACTCGCCTCCGGTCGCGCCCGCCGGCTGCCCGCCGCACCGATCCCGGTCCACCCGCTGCGCCCCGCCGAGCTGGCGGTGCCGCCCGGCTCCGGACTGCGGCTGAGCTGGCTCGGGCACGCCACCGTACTGGCCGAACTGGACGGCCGGCGGGTGCTCTTCGACCCGGTCTGGGGCGAGCGCTGCTCCCCGTTCCCGGGGATCGGCCCCAAACGGCTGCACCCGATGCCGATCCGGCTGGCCGACCTCGGCCCGATCGACATCGTGGTGATCTCGCACGACCACTACGACCACCTCGACATGACCACCGTGCGCGCCCTGATCGGCAGCGGCGCGCACTTCGCGGCGCCGCTGGGCGTCGGCGCGCACCTGGAGCACTGGGGCGTGGCCGCCGAGCGGATCACCGAGCTGGACTGGTGGGAGTCGGCCGAGCTGGACGGCCTCACGCTCACCGCCGCCCCCGCCCGGCACTACTGCAGCCGCGGCCCGCGCACCGACCCCAACGTGCTCTGGGCCTCCTGGGCGGTGGCCGGCCCCGAGCACCGGGTCTTCCACAGCGGGGACAGCGGCTACTTCCCCGGCTTCGCCGAGATCGGTGGCCGGCTGGGCCCGTTCGACGCGACGATGATGCAGATCGGCGCCTACAGCAAGTTCTGGCCCGAGGTGCACATGACGCCCGAGGAGGGCGTCCGGGCCCATCTGGACGTCGGCGGCGAGCTGCTGCTGCCGATCCACTGGTGCACCTTCAACCTGGCGCCGCACCCGTGGGAGGAGCCGGTCGAGCGGACCGTGGCGGCGGCCCGGGAGTTCGGCGCCACACTGGCGGTGCCGCGCCCGGGGGCGCCCTTCGAACCGGCCGAGCCGCCCGCGCTGGAGCCCTGGTGGCAGGCGGTCGCGGCGCTCCCCGACGGCACCCGGCCCGCGCAGCCGCAGACGCCGCAGTCCGTCCCGGACCACGACCACGACGCGCGGGGCGAACAGGAACCTGTTGCAGAAACGCAGTGGTAA
- a CDS encoding MaoC family dehydratase, with protein sequence MTTFATLAELTAAVGTELGTSDWHTVTQQQVDLFAEATGDHQWIHIDPERAKSGPFGGPIAHGYLTLSLIPLLAKECYSVGGIRMAVNYGSDKVRFPAPVPVGSAVRATAELLSVTEVSGGAQAVVRFTIVSEGSPKPHCVAETITRFYPEDSQG encoded by the coding sequence ATGACGACGTTCGCCACCCTCGCCGAGTTGACCGCGGCGGTCGGCACCGAGCTCGGCACCAGCGACTGGCACACCGTGACCCAGCAGCAGGTCGACCTCTTCGCCGAAGCCACCGGTGACCACCAGTGGATCCACATCGACCCGGAGCGCGCCAAGTCCGGACCGTTCGGCGGACCGATCGCGCACGGGTATCTGACGCTCTCGCTGATCCCGCTGCTGGCCAAGGAGTGCTACAGCGTCGGCGGCATCCGGATGGCCGTCAACTACGGCTCGGACAAGGTCCGCTTCCCCGCCCCGGTGCCGGTGGGCAGCGCGGTACGGGCCACCGCCGAGCTGCTCTCGGTGACCGAGGTGAGCGGCGGGGCGCAGGCCGTGGTGCGGTTCACCATCGTCAGCGAGGGCAGCCCCAAGCCGCACTGCGTCGCGGAGACGATCACCCGCTTCTACCCGGAGGACAGCCAGGGCTGA